The Lycium ferocissimum isolate CSIRO_LF1 chromosome 10, AGI_CSIRO_Lferr_CH_V1, whole genome shotgun sequence genome window below encodes:
- the LOC132032597 gene encoding low-temperature-induced 65 kDa protein-like has protein sequence MEAQQHRPQGHAYEDQDEEVLGDKVGLKTALDDDPNAPKDEKASSNYQSKVTDPTGANNEEAGTTPLVQSFEKMNVNEETKPEKGAGEVQEGKMSTKSTDRGVSKMKEYIAEKFKPRDEDKALSEVISGTLSGQKDKTVGSTAETGKALSDVISGKLSQQKDKTGGTEEKGTVKKPEEVATTQAGPATATHGEGAGKGMMDRVKGVAASLWLRKGGGKEAAQQTPGAPDGT, from the exons ATGGAGGCTCAACAGCACCGTCCACAGGGTCATGCTTATGAAGATCAAGATGAAGAAGTGCTGGGGGACAAAGTTGGATTAAAAACAGCGTTGGATGATGACCCAAACGCACCAAAAGATGAGAAGGCATCTTCTAATTATCAGAGCAAAGTCACTGACCCAACAGGCGCCA ATAACGAGGAGGCGGGAACTACTCCACTAGTTCAATCATTCGAGAAAATGAATGTAAACGAAGAAACAAAACCAGAGAAAGGAGCAGGGGAAGTCCAAGAGGGAAAGATGAGTACTAAATCAACTGATAGAGGAGTGTCAAAAATGAAGGAATATATAGCGGAGAAATTCAAGCCCCGAGATGAAGATAAGGCACTCTCCGAGGTTATTTCAGGCACACTTTCTGGACAGAAAGATAAAACTGTGGGAAGTACTGCAGAAACAGGAAAGGCACTTTCTGATGTGATTTCAG GAAAACTTTCacaacaaaaagataaaactGGGGGAACTGAAGAAAAAGGGACGGTGAAGAAACCGGAGGAAGTCGCGACGACACAAGCAGGACCTGCTACGGCAACACATGGTGAAGGTGCAGGAAAGGGTATGATGGATAGGGTCAAAGGTGTTGCTGCTAGTTTGTGGCTTCGCAAAGGTGGTGGAAAAGAAGCAGCACAGCAGACTCCTGGTGCCCCAGATGGTACTTAA